GATTCCCGTCGTCGTCCTCACGGTGACGAACAACTCCGTCGCCGGCCAACCCGTCAGCGTCGCCAACACCCGCGAAGTGGCCGCCTTCGCCGACGAGATAGACGCGACGTTCGTGATTGACGCCTGTCGGTTCGCCGAGAACGCCCACTTCGTCCGGGAGCGAGAGGCCGAGTTCGCGGACGCGACGGTGGCCGAAATCGCTCGCGAACAGCTTTCGTACGCCGACGCGGTGACGATGTCGGGCAAGAAGGACGCCCTCGTCAACATCGGCGGCTTCGCCGCGATGGACGACCCCGACCTCTTCGAGGCGGCCAAGCAACGGGGCATCCTCTACGAGGGCTTCCCCACCTACGGCGGTCTCGCCGGGCGCGACGTCGCGGCGATGGCCGTCGGCCTCCGGGAGGCCGTCGAACCGCCGTACGTCGGAGAGCGGGTCGAACAGGTGGCCGAACTCGGCCGCCTCCTGACCGACCGGGGCGTCCCCGTCTACGAACCGACCGGCGGCCACGCCGTCTACGTCGACGCCGGGTCCGTCCTCCCGCACGTCCCGAAAGAGCGCTTCCCCGGGCAGGAACTCGTCTGCGCGCTCTACCTCGAAGGCGGCGTCCGCGGCGTCGAACTCGGCGGCTTCGCGTTCCCCGGGACCGACCGCCCGGACCTCGTCAGACTGGCGCTCCCCCGCCGAACGTACTCGCGCGAACACCTCGAACACGTCGCGGAGACGGCCGCCGCGGTGCGGGAGTCCGCCGAGCGCTACGAGGGGCTGGAAATCGTCGAGGAACCGGAGATGAAGGAACTCCGGCATTTCTCGGCGCGGCTGGAACCCGTTTCGGCCTCTCTCTCGGCCGACTGACTCCGTCCCTCTTCCCGACTCACTCACGTTCGACTCTCAGGAGACCGACCCGACGCTCTCCAGCACGAACAGCGTGATGAGGAGTCGGCCGACCGTCCCGACGAACGCCGCCGCCGCGAACTTCGCCCGTTCGAGGTCGAGCACGGCGAAGGCGTACAGCAGCAGCGTATCGGGGAACATCGGCACCATCAGCGTCCCCGCCAGTCCGACGTAGCCGTACCGCTGGACGAGGTCGACGACGCGACGCTGCGACCACGCCACGGGGTCGACGCCGAGCGAGCGCACCGCTCGAATCGCGGGACCGGACCGGGTGGCGCGGGTTCCGAGCGACAGGGCGGCGACGCTCCCGAGCGCCTTACCGAGGCTGCTCACGACGACGACGAGCGCGATTTCCACCGCCGTCGGCGCGCCGAGTTTCAGCGTCCCCTCCACCGCCGGGACGAGCACCGCCTCGCCCGGAAGCGGTAGGACGACGGCGATGAGCACCGAGTAGACGAAGATGAGGGCCAGTCCGCCCCACCCGCTCGCCGCCCGCACCGCTTCGGCGACGACGCCGTCCCCGAATCCGGGGAGGGCGAATACGGCGGCGGCGACCGAGACGGAGACGGGAAGGAGTGACGGGAACATGGTTCGTTTCGACGGCCGCGCGTCACCGCGCCGGCCGTCGCTGAGACCGGGTCGCTCCCGGACGGGTAATCCCTATCGGCCCCGTCGAATCCCTTCGACGGTTCGGTTCCGTCGCTCGCGTCCGCCGCCGGCTACTGTCCGTCGTACAGTCGCGTTCCGATGCGCTCCGGCAACCCGGCCTCGTTCACCGCCTCGACGACCGCCTCGACGTCGTAGTCGACGCGGCGTTCTTCGACCGACAACTCGTCCAAGTCCAGTATCGCGTACGCCGCGCGGTGGTCGCCGTCGCGGGGTTGGCCGACGCTCCCCGGGTTCATCACGATGCCCTCGTCGAACGTGCGGTGGTCCTGTACGTGGGTGTGACCGAGGACGAGGACGTCCTCCTCGTCGAGGAAGTCGGCGTCGAACTCCTCGGGGTAGGTGTACTTGTCTTGTATCCTCGGGTGGTCGTGGACGAGTTTCACGCGCCCGTCGAACTCCGTCCGTTCGTCGGGCAACTCCGAGAGCCACCGCATCGCGTCGTCGTCGAGCACGTTCCGGGTGTACTCGACGCCCGCGGCGGCCATCCCGTTGAATCGGAACGCCGTCCCGGAAGCGACGGCCCGGTCGTGGTTGCCCATCACCGTCGGCACGTCCCGTTCGCGGAGTTCGGCGACGCACTCGGCCGGCCAGGGGTTGTAACCCACCACGTCGCCGGCGCAGACGATTCCGTCCACCGCGGGCATATCCGAGAGGACGGCGTCGAGTGCGACCCGGTTCCCGTGTACGTCCGAGATGACGGCGACTCGCATGCGTCGACGTAGGAGCGGCAGCCTCAAAAACGACCCGCGGACCCACACCGCTGCCCCCGCCGCTCCTACCGGGGGGTCGCGCCCACAGGCGGTGAGCGAGGGCGGGTACGTCAACCCTTATCAGCCGTTCGCGGGAACTCTCACCGACACCGAATGAGGGTCCTCCAGTCCGTCCTGAACGAACTCCGAGCGCTGTGGGGCGGCGGCCGAGGGACGTCGCTCGTCGCCATCGCGGGCGGGTGGGGGACGCTGCTCGGCGCGCGCATGATCTATCCCGTCCTGCTGCCGTACCTGCGGGACGCCTTCGACATCAGCCTCACCGTCGCCGGCCTCCTCGTGACGGTTCTGTGGCTCGGGTCGGCCGTCGGCCAACTCCCCGGCGGCCTCCTCGCCGACCGCTACAGCGAGCGGTCGGTGATGACCGCGGGCGCCCTCGTCGTCGCCGCGGCGCTGGTGCTCGTCGCCGCCGCCCCGACGGCCCTCGTCCTCTTCGCCGCCACGGCGCTGGTCGGCCTCGGCCAGTCGCTGTACCCCATCGCGCGCATCACGATGCTCTCGCAGATATACCCGGACCGAATCGGGAGCGCCCTCGGCGTGACGATGGCGACGGGCGACCTCGGACAGACCGTCCTCCCGCCCGTCGCGGGGGTGCTCGCGGCGGCCGTCGCGTGGCAGGCGGGCCTGCTGTTCGTCGTCCCCTTGCTCCTCGTGGCCGGGTTCGTCGTCCGCGTGACGCTCCCGGCCGGCGGCGGGTCCGACTCGGGTACCGACGCCGACGCCGCGTCCGCGGACCCGCTCCCCTCCGAGAGCGTGCGCGACGTGCTCGCCGAGTTCCGCGGCTCGAACCTCGGGTTCGTCTCGTTCATTCTGTTCCTCTATATCCTCATCTGGCAGTCGTTCACCGGACTGTACCCCACGTACTTGGTCGAACAGAAGGGGCTCTCCTCCGCCGCCGCGGGGACGCTGTTCAGCGCCTTCTTCGCGTTCGGCGTCGTCGTCAAACCGGTCGCGGGCGCGGCGTACGACCGCATCGGTCTGCGGAACACGCTCGTCGCCGTCCTCGTCGGTCCCGTCGCGGGGCTGGCGCTGCTGCCCGTCGTCGAGGGGTTCTGGCCGCTGGCCGCCCTCACCGCCGTCGTCAGCACGATGCTCGGGTCGGGCGCCGTCACGCAGTCGTTCCTCTCGGACGCCTTCTCCGAGGAGGTCCGCGGCACCGGTCTGGGCGTCGTCAGAACCACGGTGGCGACGCTCGGCGCGGCGGGGCCGGTGCTCTTCGGCGGACTGGCCGACCGCGGCTACTTCGACGAGGGATACGTCCTCCTGGCCGCGGTGCTCGCCGTCGTCGTCCTCCTCACGCTTCGACTCCCGACGTCGTCCTCGCCGTCGCCGTCAGGGTAACGAGAACGTCGGTGACCGATATCGGCGACGACGGCCCCGACGGCGACTCACTCTCCGTTGTGGAAGCCGACGTCCACCGCGCCGTCGTCGTAGGCGACGCCCGCGGCGCAGACGGCGTGTTCGTAGGCCATCCCGTAGGCGCGTTCGGCGATGTCGGCGGGGGACCCGCTCCCGTCGAAGGTGACCGGCGCGGGGTCGTCCTCCTCGTAGGTGGCGACGAGGAGGGGATCATCCTCGACGGGGCGGACGAGGAGCGCGTCCTTCCGGACGATGCCGACGTAGGAGTCCTCGCCGACGACACCCGCGATGCGGGGCGTGTCGTAGTCGTCCTTCTCGTAGTCGAGCGCCAGAAGCGACTCCGCGAGGGCGTCGCGGGCGGGGTAGCCGATGTCGAGTTTCTCCGCGACGGGGTCGACGTGCGACCCGTTGCCGACGACGACGCCGTCGCCCCCTTCGCGGACGCAGTTGTAGGAGATGTAGGGGTTGTCGCTCTCGGGTGCGTCCGGCGTCGGCGCGACGGTGAGGACGCCGTCGCGTTCGACGACCTGCCGATTGGGAAACGACCGGGAGGAGACGCGATACGCTCCGAAGTCGGGACCGACGACGATGAACCGTCCGACGTACATACACGAGAGTGCATAGACGGACGCTAAATAGGTGGTGATTTGTGCACGTTCTTCCCCTGCGGCGGCGGGGCCGCCCCGTTCCGCTCAGACCGACGAGCGGAGGGGTTCGACGCGGAACACGTACTCCTCGTAGACGCCGTCGAGGTTCACCGGACTCTCCTCTTCGGTGTGCTCCCGGCAGAGGAACGCTTCGGCCTCGACGGCACCGTGGCCGGTGTCCTCTTGGTACCGTTCGAGGACGACGAACGCCGCCGGTTCCTCGCATCCGCGGCGGTGACACGTTCGGGGAGACTCCCCCTCGTCCGCCGCTTCGGCCTCCTCGGCCTCCTCGTCTGCGCGCGGCGGTTCGGGCTCGGGTTCGTCGGCGCGTTCGCGGAACTCGGCGACGTCCCGTTCCTGCTGGCGGGTCTCCGCGTCTCGGGCCTGCTTCTCTCGCCCCTTCTTCGTGTCTGCCATACCGTCCACAGGCGGATGAGAGGGATAACCCTGTGGTCGGTCCGGAGGTCAATCCCCGGTTCGTGCGACCGTCCGACGGCGGGCCGCTAAACAAAAGACGTAGGTGCTTGTTCTACAACTACCGACTAATGCTCGATAGGTTTCGTCACCCCCTTGTCGCCGTCGTCCTCACGTTGTTGTTGACGGTTCCGTGGGTCGGACTGTTCTTCTCCTACGGTGGCTACGGCACCGTCCACCCCGGCGAGAACATCGCGCCCGGCACGGCCGTCCTCGTCGCCGGCCTCGCCATCCTGGGAGCGTCCTTTCTCTTGGCGTGGGCCGCCGAAACGGCCGAGAAAGACGTCCCGCAGGCGTTCGCCATCGCCGTCCTCGCCGTCCTCGCCGTCGCTCCCGAGTACGCCGTCGACGCCCTCTACGCCTGGCAGGCCGGCGCCGGGTCCGAGCAGGCTGGCAACCTCGCCGTCGCGAACATGACCGGCGCCAACCGCATCCTCATCGGTCTCGGCTGGTCCGGCATCGCTCTGTTCACCATCTTTCGCGCGAGGAGTGGCTCCGACCCGGCGGTCGAACACCGTTCGGGATTCCTGGCCGACGTGGTCGGCCTCGACCGCGGCATCGCCACCGAGATAACGTTTCTCCTCGCGGCGACGGCGTTCGCCTTCTTCGTCCCCCTCAGCGGCGGCATCGGCCCCGTCGACACGCTGTTTCTCGTCGGTCTCTACGTGCTCTACCTGTTCGTCATCATCCGCGGCGGCGTCGAGGAACACGAGGAGAACGTCGGCGTGCCCGCCTACTTCCAGGCGAAGTCGAAGGCGGTGCGCGTCGCCGCCGTCCTCACGGGATTCGCCTTCTCCGGCGCCATCATCTTCACCGCCGTCCACCCGTTCGCCGAGGGGTTGGAGACGCTCGGCCTCCAGTACGGCATCCCCGAGTTCTTCATGATACAGTGGCTGGCGCCTCTGGCCTCCGAGAGCCCCGAACTCATCGTCGTCGCCTACCTCGTAAACAAGGCGCGCTCGACGGCGGGGTTCAACGCGCTCATCTCCTCGAAGCTGAACCAGTGGACGCTGCTCATCGGGACGCTCGCCGTCGTCTACTCCATCTCCGCCGGCGCCGTCGGGACCCTGCCGTTCGACTCGAAGCAGGCGGCCGAGATATGGATCACCGCCGCCCAGAGCCTCTTCGCCATCGCCATCCTGACCAACTTCGAGATAAGCACGCGGGAGGCGGTGACGCTTCTCGTCCTGTTCGTCTCGCAGGTGCTCGCGGAGTTCTACGTCATCCGAACCGTCTCCGAACCCGCCGCGACCGAACTCAGCATGATGATCCTCTACGCCTACACCGCCGTCTATCTCGTCCTCGGGTTCGCGCTCTTCTTCAAGCGGCGCGAGAGCCTCCAGGAACTCGTCGGTCGCACGCTGTCGAACGCGCGCGACGCCGTCGGCGGTGGCGGCGGGCAGACCGAACACGCGGACTGAGAGCGGTCCGCTCGACCGTCCCTCTCGCTCGACCGCGCCGCGGCGTGCGGTCGGACGACCGCCCGGTCGCGGACGCGGCGTCGTTCCGTCGGCTCTTCCGTCGAAAAAGCGTTAGACGATGTCGCTGTCGGCGCTGATAACGTACCGGCTGATCCGCTGCATGTCGATGTCCGGGAACTGCACGCGGAAGTTCCACGACTCGCCGGGCGCGAGTTGCTGGACGTCCTCTTCCTGCTCGACGGTGTTTCTGAAGTCGAACAGCTCCTGGTCCTCGGCGTCGTAGAGCGTGACCGACACTTCGACCGACTCGATGTCCTCCTCGCCGGCGTTCTCGACCGTTCCGCTGACGTACGTCGTCGACTCCTCGCGCGTCAGCTGGTGGTCCGTGATTTCGAGGTTGGGGTCCTGCTGGTCGGTCTCGCCCGTGATGTCGTCCGTCTCGGTACCGGTTCCGGTCCCGCCCGTGCTCGCGGCGAGGTCGACCGTGTAGGCCGTGACCGCACTCAGGTCGTCCGCTTCCTCGAACAGCACGTCGAAGTCCCACGACTCGCCCGTCGGAAGCGTGACGGTGTCCGCCTGCTCGGTCTCGTCGAAGAACTCGTAGAGAACGTCTCCTTGGTCGTCCTGGAGCGTCACCTGGGCCTGAACGTACTGGTAGTCCTCGTCGCCGGTGTTCTCGACCGTTCCTCGCAGTCCGACGGCGCTCTGTTCCGCGTACACGCTGTGGGACGCGACTTCGAGACCGTCGGGGGTGTCGCCGACTTCTCCGGTGACGTCACCGAGGCCGCTCTCGGTTCCATCGGCCGTCGACTCTGTGGTTCCCGTCTCGGTTTCGGTCGCAGTTTCGGTCGCGGTCCCGTCGCCGCCGGTCGTCCCGCCGGCCGCTTCCGTCGCTTCGCTCTGCTCGCCGCCCATACAACCGGCGGCGAGACCGGCTACGCCCGATGCGCCCGCCGCTTTGAGAAACTTGCGTCTAAACATCTGCCTCTTACTATCGCTGACATATGTATATGTTTTTTGGCGTCATATTACTGATTAAAATCCATTTCACGACGGGCCTCGCGTCGACGAGGTACGGGCGGTCCTTCACTAACCCCACTGCGGGACGAACCGACCGAACCGTCCGCGTCGGCCCCGTCGGGACTATCTGATCATCTTCGATGAGATTTGATTAGACGATGATCGGGCAGAAATACTATTGTACTCCCGACAAATCACAACTCATGTATCTAGTTTTGGACGACGTCGTCCAGTCGATCATCGCGTACAAGGACCTCGTCGTTCCGCTCTTCTTCGGTCTCTTCTTTCTCGGCACGTTCGCGGCGGCCTTTTTCTACCGACACCGGTACGTTCGCTCGAGCTATCTGGCGGTGTTTTTCGCCTGCCTTCTGTTGGTCAACCTCTCGCCGTCGGGGTACGAGATTCGACCGATGGAGGACCTCCACAAGTTCACGGGTATTCCGTCCGAGGAGAAGGTGAACTACCTCATCTACGTCGAGGACTCCGCGGGGCGGGAAATTCGGTTCGACCGGCGCGTCGTTCCGACCGTCAGCCCGAACGACGACGTCGCTCGTGCGCTCGCGTACTGTTCGCAGGAGGAGTCGGAGGCCGCGGGGCGGTATCTGTTGCACAGGTCCCACGAGTACCGCGAGCGAATCGAAGCGGGCGCCCCGTCGCTCGTAGAGCGGGTGGACTTCCCGCGGCACCAACAGGATTTCCGCTGGACCGAGAGCGAACTGGACGGATACGGTGAGTTCGTCACGCTGAAAGTCTACGAACTCCACCTCCACTTCGAGGAGGGCGGCTACGAACTGACCTCCACCGAGCGCGAACTGGCCTTCGAGGTCAGCCTCCCGGCGAACGCGACGGCGTCCGACGTCGAGTACACCTTCGAGGAGCGGTGCGTATGAGGGTCCCCGAACTGTTCGTGAACTACGTCCGCAACCCGCGGCGCGACTCGCCTATCAACGTCGGCGTCGCGCGCGTCATCTTCGGGGCGTACCTCCTCTGGAACTTCGGTTCGATGGAGTTCGGCGCTATCGACGAGTGGCACCTGATGCCCGGGGCGGAGGAGTATCTGTTCTTTCAGCCGCCGGTCGTCCAGCAGTACCTTCCGGTCGAGAAGGCCGTGCTGTTGGTGTTTCTGCTGGCGTTCCTCGTCGGGTACAGACAGCGACTCACGGCGCTGGTGAGCGCGCTGTTGGTGGCGCACCTGGCGACGGTGATGAACGCCTACGTCGACTCCGGTCGGGTGAACTCGATGTTCATCGCCGGCTTCTTCCTGATCTTCTTCGGGCTCTACGCGGAGACCGACCGCCTGAACGTCGACGCCGTTCGGGGGGCGCTCTCCGAGAGCATCGACGACCTGAACGAGACGCTCCGCTCGCCGAACACCGGCGAGCACAGCATGCGTATCCTGCAGTTGGTCCTCCTGACGGTCGCGGTTCTCTACTTCGGCTCCGCGTGGACGAAACTCGTCTTCGGGTCCGACCTCTCGCTGGACTGGATCAGCGCGACCGCGCTGGGACGGTGGGCGACGTCCGCCCTGGTCTACTGGGACCCGCCGACGCGACTCGGCGAGTTCATGCTCCGATACCCGCTCCTCCTGACGGGCGCCGCGCTGGGAACCATCGTCTTCGAACTCGGGTTGCTCGTCGCCGTTCTGGTCGGGTTGCCCATCACGCCCCTCCTCCTGGGGACGCTCGGGATGCACACGGTCATCGCCCTCTCGCTCGGTCCGTTCTTCTTCGACCAGTACGTCTTCCTCGCGCTCCTCCTCCCGTGGGACTCGCTCTTCCGATACCTCGGCCCCGACGAGGACGAGACGATAGACCTCGTGTACGACGAGCACTGCTACTTCTGCGCGCGGAGTCTCTACTCGTTCAAACTGCTCGACTTCACGAACGCGGTCCGGTTCCACTCGCAGTACACCGTCCCCGACCGGTACCGCGGGCGCGAGGACGTGAGCTTCGAGGACGCGATGTACGTGTTCGACGGCGAGGACGCCTACGCCGGCTACGACGCGTTCCGCCGACTCGCGAAGCAGTTCCCGGTTCTCGTTCCGCTCTCGTGGGTGATGAGCCTCGGTCCGGTCGCCCGCGTCGGCCGCCGAGTCTACCGCTACGTCGCCGAGAACCGGTCGCGGCATTTCACCTGCGCGGTGGACGCGGACGCCGACGGCGCCTCCTCCGACCGGAAGTGAACGCGACGCGGCGCGGTCTTCTCCCGCCGAGTCCGGTTCGAATTCGGTTCGAGTTCGGGCCCGCTCCGTCCCGCCGTCAGTCGAACGCCGCTTCCAGCGGCGGAACGACCTGCTTTTTCCGGGACATCACGCCGGGGAGGAACGCCTCCCGGTCCGAGAACCTCGCGTCGAGTCCCGCTTCGACCGTCGCGGTTTCGTCGCCGGCAACGAGAACCGTCGACTCCTCGTCGAGCAGGTCGGTCACGAGCAACAACAGCGCGTCGTAGTCGCGTTCGGAGACGACGCCGTCCATCGCATCGAGGACGGCGTCTCGCTGGTCCAAGACGACGCCGGGTTCGACCGTTTCGACCTGCCCGATACCGACGCGACCGGAGCCGAACTCGAACTCCTTGAAGTCGCCCAGCACCATCTCGCGGGGACCCTTCTCGCCGAGTTTGCTCTTGTGCGCGAGGAGCTTCTCGCCGTACTCCTCGACGCCGACGCCGGCCGTCTCGGCCAGTCGCTCGGCGACCGTCCGGTCGCGTTCCGTCGTCGTCGGCGAGCGCAGAACGACCGTGTCGCTGAGCAGTCCGCTGAGGAGGAGGCCGGCGGTCCGCGCGTCGATAGTCACGCCCGCCTCGTCGAACAGGTCGACCAGAATCGTCGCCGTCGACCCCACCGGCTCGTTCCGGAACGGAATCGGGGCGCTCGTCTCCACGTCGCCGATGCGGTGGTGGTCGACGACTTCGACGATTTCGGCCTCCCGCGCGCCGGATACGGTCTGGCTGTACTCGTTGTGGTCGACGAGGACCAGTCGCGTCCCCGTCGCGTCTTCGAGGAGGGCGGGCGCCTCGACGTCCCAGTAGTCCAGTACGAACTCCGTCTCCGGGTTCAGGTCCCCGGCCCTGGCCGCGGAAACGCCCTCTTCGCCTTGCTCTTGTTTCAACTCGGCGTACGCCAGTGCGGCGCAGACGGTGTCCGTGTCCGGTTTTCGGTGCCCGATGACGTACGTCGGTTCTGACATGCTCGCGCCGACGCGGCGGCCGGCAAAGAAACGACTGCCCGATTGGACGGGTGGTGTTCGCACGGACCCCGAGGGCCGGACGTACGAAACCTGACATAGTTTCGCGGTGAGTTCGCCGTACACCCCTCTGTACGAGCATCTCACCGCTACGAGGCGTCTAAATCCGCTATTCGGTGGAGTACATCTACACACTCCTCCGGAAGGAAAGCGTGTCTTCGGAGTGTAGAACTACCCTCGGTGACGACGCGTCCGGTCGGTATGCTATTGACATCGAACTACTCTCAAATCACCTCAAACCCGTCGAAAACCGGGCTTTCAACCGGGTTTGCGAACAACACTGGCTGAAGGGTTCGTCCTTCTCGTCGGAAGTAACGCCCCCTACAAATACTGGAACCCCGGTACACCCCGATGAATCGGGGGTGTATCGTAGGAATTCGATTTCGAGCGTCGGTGCGGACCGATTCGTCGTTCGTCCGTGTACTCTCTATGCCTACCCGAACGGTCGCGAGAAGCGATGAGAGGCTAAAATCGACGTAGACCA
This is a stretch of genomic DNA from Halogeometricum sp. S3BR5-2. It encodes these proteins:
- a CDS encoding tryptophanase; protein product: MRSYKAKMVEPITLPSREDRESALDAAGYNAFNLDADDVYVDLLTDSGTGTMSAEQWGALMRGDEAYAGSRSFEELREAVRDVMGFEHVVPTHQGRGAENVVYGVLVDEGDAVPNNAHFDTTRAHVANQGADPVDCPHELARDPDADHPFKGNFDVEAGWELVEEVGADAIPVVVLTVTNNSVAGQPVSVANTREVAAFADEIDATFVIDACRFAENAHFVREREAEFADATVAEIAREQLSYADAVTMSGKKDALVNIGGFAAMDDPDLFEAAKQRGILYEGFPTYGGLAGRDVAAMAVGLREAVEPPYVGERVEQVAELGRLLTDRGVPVYEPTGGHAVYVDAGSVLPHVPKERFPGQELVCALYLEGGVRGVELGGFAFPGTDRPDLVRLALPRRTYSREHLEHVAETAAAVRESAERYEGLEIVEEPEMKELRHFSARLEPVSASLSAD
- a CDS encoding VTT domain-containing protein, producing MFPSLLPVSVSVAAAVFALPGFGDGVVAEAVRAASGWGGLALIFVYSVLIAVVLPLPGEAVLVPAVEGTLKLGAPTAVEIALVVVVSSLGKALGSVAALSLGTRATRSGPAIRAVRSLGVDPVAWSQRRVVDLVQRYGYVGLAGTLMVPMFPDTLLLYAFAVLDLERAKFAAAAFVGTVGRLLITLFVLESVGSVS
- a CDS encoding metallophosphoesterase family protein, producing MRVAVISDVHGNRVALDAVLSDMPAVDGIVCAGDVVGYNPWPAECVAELRERDVPTVMGNHDRAVASGTAFRFNGMAAAGVEYTRNVLDDDAMRWLSELPDERTEFDGRVKLVHDHPRIQDKYTYPEEFDADFLDEEDVLVLGHTHVQDHRTFDEGIVMNPGSVGQPRDGDHRAAYAILDLDELSVEERRVDYDVEAVVEAVNEAGLPERIGTRLYDGQ
- a CDS encoding MFS transporter; this translates as MRVLQSVLNELRALWGGGRGTSLVAIAGGWGTLLGARMIYPVLLPYLRDAFDISLTVAGLLVTVLWLGSAVGQLPGGLLADRYSERSVMTAGALVVAAALVLVAAAPTALVLFAATALVGLGQSLYPIARITMLSQIYPDRIGSALGVTMATGDLGQTVLPPVAGVLAAAVAWQAGLLFVVPLLLVAGFVVRVTLPAGGGSDSGTDADAASADPLPSESVRDVLAEFRGSNLGFVSFILFLYILIWQSFTGLYPTYLVEQKGLSSAAAGTLFSAFFAFGVVVKPVAGAAYDRIGLRNTLVAVLVGPVAGLALLPVVEGFWPLAALTAVVSTMLGSGAVTQSFLSDAFSEEVRGTGLGVVRTTVATLGAAGPVLFGGLADRGYFDEGYVLLAAVLAVVVLLTLRLPTSSSPSPSG
- a CDS encoding IMP cyclohydrolase, which encodes MYVGRFIVVGPDFGAYRVSSRSFPNRQVVERDGVLTVAPTPDAPESDNPYISYNCVREGGDGVVVGNGSHVDPVAEKLDIGYPARDALAESLLALDYEKDDYDTPRIAGVVGEDSYVGIVRKDALLVRPVEDDPLLVATYEEDDPAPVTFDGSGSPADIAERAYGMAYEHAVCAAGVAYDDGAVDVGFHNGE
- a CDS encoding sodium:calcium antiporter; translated protein: MLDRFRHPLVAVVLTLLLTVPWVGLFFSYGGYGTVHPGENIAPGTAVLVAGLAILGASFLLAWAAETAEKDVPQAFAIAVLAVLAVAPEYAVDALYAWQAGAGSEQAGNLAVANMTGANRILIGLGWSGIALFTIFRARSGSDPAVEHRSGFLADVVGLDRGIATEITFLLAATAFAFFVPLSGGIGPVDTLFLVGLYVLYLFVIIRGGVEEHEENVGVPAYFQAKSKAVRVAAVLTGFAFSGAIIFTAVHPFAEGLETLGLQYGIPEFFMIQWLAPLASESPELIVVAYLVNKARSTAGFNALISSKLNQWTLLIGTLAVVYSISAGAVGTLPFDSKQAAEIWITAAQSLFAIAILTNFEISTREAVTLLVLFVSQVLAEFYVIRTVSEPAATELSMMILYAYTAVYLVLGFALFFKRRESLQELVGRTLSNARDAVGGGGGQTEHAD
- a CDS encoding FxLYD domain-containing protein — encoded protein: MFRRKFLKAAGASGVAGLAAGCMGGEQSEATEAAGGTTGGDGTATETATETETGTTESTADGTESGLGDVTGEVGDTPDGLEVASHSVYAEQSAVGLRGTVENTGDEDYQYVQAQVTLQDDQGDVLYEFFDETEQADTVTLPTGESWDFDVLFEEADDLSAVTAYTVDLAASTGGTGTGTETDDITGETDQQDPNLEITDHQLTREESTTYVSGTVENAGEEDIESVEVSVTLYDAEDQELFDFRNTVEQEEDVQQLAPGESWNFRVQFPDIDMQRISRYVISADSDIV
- a CDS encoding DCC1-like thiol-disulfide oxidoreductase family protein → MRVPELFVNYVRNPRRDSPINVGVARVIFGAYLLWNFGSMEFGAIDEWHLMPGAEEYLFFQPPVVQQYLPVEKAVLLVFLLAFLVGYRQRLTALVSALLVAHLATVMNAYVDSGRVNSMFIAGFFLIFFGLYAETDRLNVDAVRGALSESIDDLNETLRSPNTGEHSMRILQLVLLTVAVLYFGSAWTKLVFGSDLSLDWISATALGRWATSALVYWDPPTRLGEFMLRYPLLLTGAALGTIVFELGLLVAVLVGLPITPLLLGTLGMHTVIALSLGPFFFDQYVFLALLLPWDSLFRYLGPDEDETIDLVYDEHCYFCARSLYSFKLLDFTNAVRFHSQYTVPDRYRGREDVSFEDAMYVFDGEDAYAGYDAFRRLAKQFPVLVPLSWVMSLGPVARVGRRVYRYVAENRSRHFTCAVDADADGASSDRK
- a CDS encoding manganese-dependent inorganic pyrophosphatase, which translates into the protein MSEPTYVIGHRKPDTDTVCAALAYAELKQEQGEEGVSAARAGDLNPETEFVLDYWDVEAPALLEDATGTRLVLVDHNEYSQTVSGAREAEIVEVVDHHRIGDVETSAPIPFRNEPVGSTATILVDLFDEAGVTIDARTAGLLLSGLLSDTVVLRSPTTTERDRTVAERLAETAGVGVEEYGEKLLAHKSKLGEKGPREMVLGDFKEFEFGSGRVGIGQVETVEPGVVLDQRDAVLDAMDGVVSERDYDALLLLVTDLLDEESTVLVAGDETATVEAGLDARFSDREAFLPGVMSRKKQVVPPLEAAFD